Sequence from the Streptomyces sp. NBC_00440 genome:
GTTCCACCCCGAGCATCCACGCACAAGGAGAGCCCCAGATGACCGAACTGCTCAACCCGGTCGAACGGACCGCACTGCTCACAGCGGCGCTTCGGGCCGCCGAGACGCGGCGGGAGGACCGGCTCTACGAGGATCCGTACGCCGCGCGGCTCTGCGGTGACGCCGGGCCCGAACTGCTTGCCGAGGTGCGGGCCGCCACATTTCCACCCGACCGGCCGCGGTCGCTGCCCAGCACCCCCGACTACAACGCCATCCGTACCCGGTTCTTCGACGAGTTCCTGCGCGGCGCCGCGGAGGATCCGGGCATGACGCAGATCGTTCTGGCGCCCTCCGGTATGGACTCCCGTGCCTACCGCATGGATTGGCCCGCCCACATCCGCTACTTCGAGGTGGACCGCCCGGCGGTCCTGGAGTTCAAGGCCGACCGGCTAGAAGGTGTGCCTCCGCGCGTGGCACACCGTACCGTGGCCGTGGACCTTACCGCCGACGACTGGGAGCACCGGCTCATCGACAGCGGGTACGACCCCGCGCTGCCGTCCACCTGGCTGCTCGAGGGGCTGCTCTACTACATTCCGGAAGCCGACACCCACCGCATGCTGGAACGGGTGGCGGCAGTCTCCGCGCCCGGCAGCCGTATCGCCGCCGACCTCGTCAACAAGGCTGCCCTGACGTTGCCGCACATGCGGGGCCTGCTGGACGTCTTCGCGGGATGGGGCTGCCCCTGGCTGTTCGGCAGCGACGAACCGGAAGCCCTCTTCGCCCGTTTCGGGTTCGATGCCGTGGCAGACCAGCCCGGCGACACGGGAGCGGACTTCGGCCGTTGGCCCGACCCGGTTCCGGCACGCGGCGTCAAGGACGTGCGCCGGGTCTTCTTCGTCCACGGGCGGCGACGTTGACCGCGTGGGGGGACGGGCCGGGGACGGCCGCCGCTCCCGTGGTCGTCGTGGGTGGCAGCTTTGCTGGCCTCGCCACCGCCCTGGCCCTCGCCGGACATGGTTTCCGGGTGATGGTCCTGGAGCGTTCCGCCCCGCCCCCGGAGGGCCCGGTCGCCAAGGCCGCCGGGCTCTGGGACCGCCCCACCGTCCCACAGAGCGACCATTCGCACACACTCACCTCGCTCGGGGTGCGCGTTCTGCGCCGGTCCGCCCCATGGCTCCTGGAGAGAGCCGTGGCGGAAGGCGCGCGACTCCTCGACATCACGGAGGCGGCGCCCGTCGCAGGGCCAGGCGAGCCGGCCGACGACGACCTTGTGGCGTTGGCCGTGCGCCGTACCTTGCTCGAACTGCTTCTGTACCGCGCGGTACGCGACCTGCCGGGCGTCATCCTCGATCACGGGACGACGGTGCGGAGTCTGCTCTTCGACCCACCCCGGTCCCGTGTGACGGGCGTGGTGACCGAGCGCGGCGAGCGGCTGCCCGCGCGGTTCGTGGTGGACGCCACGGGCCGTCGGGCCGCCTCTCTCTCCTGGCTGGCGGACGCCGGGGTACCCGTGGGCGAGGACCTGACGGCCCCCACCCAGCTGCGCTGTTTCTCCCGCTTCTACCAACTGTCCACCCACGGCCACACGCTGCCAGGCCCCCTCAACCGAGGAAACGCCGCCGGGGGCATCTGGGACCACTACGCCGCGGTCGTGCACCCCGCCGACAACGGCATCTTCGCGATCTCCATAGGGGCGCCGACCGGCGACACCGGCACGAATCCTCTGCGCACACCAGCGGGCTTCACGGCTGCCGCTCGTCTGTCGCCGCACGTGGCGCCGTTCGCCGACGAACGGATCGCGACACCACTGACAGGTGTACGCGCCATCACCACGCCTCCCAACATCCTTCGTTCCACCGCCCGGCCGGGCCGCTGGCAGGTGGCCGGCCTGTTCCCCGTCGGGGAAGCCGCGTGCGTCACCGATCCGCTGTACGGGCGTGGCATGTCGCTGGCTCTCCAGCATGCCTTCGCGCTTGCTGAACTCCTCGCGTCGTACCCGGAGGCGGGTGCAGCGCAGAGCGAGCGGGCAGTACGGATCGCCGACAGAATCCACCGCCCCTGGTTCGAGCAGGCCGTCCACGACAGCCGGGCGCGCACCCGGCTGTGGCGGGCCCGTGCCGAGAACACCGGGCCGGCGCCGGTGCCGCCCGTCGCGCCCGGCCGTCCCGCCTTGTCCGAGGTGGCGAGCGGGGCGGCCGGCGACGCCACGCTCTGGCGTGGCCTGGTCCGCATCCTGATGGGCCTCAACACGCCTGCGGAGATACTCGACTCGGCCGATTTCAGAGTACGGGTTCGGGCGGCCGACGCCGCTGGTGGTGTGCCGGCCGACTTGCTGCCCCCCACCCGCGCGGAACTGCTGTCCGCTCTGGGCACAGGCGGGCGGGACTGATGGCCGACGCGCGGCGCAAGGTGCTGCTGGCACCGGTCACCGTCACCCCGTCCAAACCGCTGACCCCCAGCCATCTCAAGGGCCTGCTCTGGGCGGACGTGATGTACCGGGCCACCAAGGCGTACGCCGAGGTGACCTACCGCTACAGCCACACCACGTACCACCGCACCGAACAGACTTCCGGTTTCTGGGAGTTCCTCGACCGCGTCCGACCCGGCGCCGACTACGCGGCACTGTCGGAGTCCGACGTCGGGGAGCTGTATGTCCGCTACCGCGCCGAGGGCCACGCTCCCACCGCCGGCGCCCTCCGCCCCTACGCCGAGGCCATCGAGAACGACGGCTTCGTGCACCCAGCCGGGGCTCGCGTGCTGAGGCTGTGGGCGGGTCACTACGAGCGGCTCGGACTGCACGACCCTGGACTGCTCGCACACCAGCCCCCCGGATTCGGCTTGGAGGAGATGATCGAGGACCTGCTCGCCACAGGGCTGGGCCTCGACCAGCGGGACGTGGGCGGGCCGGTGTACCTCGACGCCACACGGTACGGGCTGCCGCTGCGGCAGATCGTCACCGCCGACGGGCGCCCCAACTACGTTGCCTGCGCGCTTCGCGAGCTCCTGCCGCTCGCGCCTCGGTACGACGAGATCGTGCTCCTCTACGACCGGGAACTCGACCCCGACTACCGGGCGTTGGAGCGCGTACTGAGCCTCAAGGGGCCGACCGTCCACCGAGTGCCGATCGGTCGGGTCCCCATCGGCGGGAAGATCAGCTCGGCCCGGCGCGGTGGCTGGGGCGACCACACCGTGGAGGCACTGCTGCGTTCGTTCGCCGACGCCGCCGATCCGGCGGCCGTCCGGCTCGCCATGCGGCTGTACTTCATCGCCTCGCTCGGGCCGGGGCAGCAGGATTCGTTCCGGCGCGACCTGCTCGGTAGATACCTGGTCCGTGCGGAAGGGCTTCTGAGCCGGGCCGCCGAGGCGCCTGAAGTGGGGCCCGAGGCCCTGTCGGCGCTGCTCCGGCGGCACAGGCGAGGTCACATCCACACCTATGTGGATCCCTACCGGCTCACCTCGTCCCTGCTCGGCCGACGCGGTCCGGCCGTCGGCCGCTCCCTGCTCGCCACGGTGTCTCCATGAATTCCGCCGGCTCTGTTCCCTTGAGCGCTCCCGGCAGTCATGGCGCCTGTCGGGTTCCCACCGAGCTTCTCGGGCCCGAGCAGCTGCTCACGGTCGCGGCCGGACGGCTGCGTGCGGCCCGGCCCGCCTTGGCCGCGCGGTTCGACCTGACCAGCCCGGCCGGCCTTCTCGCGGCCAGGACCGCGCTCGCCGCCGACGACACGGATCCGACGGGAGGCCCTCTGACCGTCACGGTTGTGGACCGCTTCCGCCTCCCTCAGTGGGTGGCCGAGACCTGCGCTTTCGCGCTCTCCGTTCCGGCGGAGCGCGCCGAGCCGTGGTGGCGCGCCTTCACCCGCACGGTCTTTCTGGCCGGCCGGCCGGTCAACCTCACCGACCGGTTCTTCTTCGACCACGTGGCCGGGAACGGCTCCGTAGCTTGGGCGGGCCCTGTTCCCGGCGGACAGACCGCCGCACTGCGCCGACTGCTCAAGACGTTCAGCGGCACCCGGGAAGTCTCCGCGTGGGCCCCCATGGACGTGGAGGTGCGGGCACCGTCCCACGGCGTCGCGGAGCGTCGGCCCGTTCACCGCGACCTGTATGTCGCCACCGAGCAGATCACCGTCTCCGAGCTGTTGGTCCAGGTGAACCACCTCCTCGTCGAGGCGGTTCTGGACGGTCTGATCGCCCACGGGGACCGGCTGACCCTGCGGTCCGTCGACCGGCTGACCGGCCCGGCGGTCCCCTTCGCCGCTCTGCGTGTCGACACGGATACCCACCGGCCGGAGGAACTCCGCGCCTACGCCGGCCTGACCGAGGAGATCTGAATATGCCCGACACACTGCCCACCGCCACGGCCCCGGCGCGCACCGTCCGCCTGGGTGTCCATGGCGCTCCGCACCTCGCAGCCCGCATCGTCACGGCAGCAGGACACAACCCGCGGGAGGTGGAGTTCGTCCCTTACGACGTCGCCGATCCGTTCGGGCCACTACGCGAGCACGCCATGGACATGATGATCGTCAAATATGATCCACGGGAGCCGGACATCGCCGTGAGCAGGCCGGTGGCCTTCGACGGCCGCGCGTTGATCGTCGGCGCCCACCACCCTCTCGCCGGCCGCGACACGGTCTCCATCGAGGAAGCCGCCTGTTACGACTCCTTCTCCTGCCCGGGTGGCTTCCCCTCGTACGTCTGGGACGAGGTGGTCCCGCCTCGCACACCCTCCGGCACACCGATCCGCCGCCCGCACCCGATGACCACCGTGGAAGGCATGGCCCGGATACTCGCCACCACGCAGGCCGTCCACGTCTCGTTCCGATCGCTCGACGCGGTGCTGCCACCCCATATCCGTGCGGTTCCCATGCACGACCTGCCCCCCGCCCCCGTGGCCCTCGCCCGGCTTCGCGGCCTGGAGCTCCCACCACGCGCCGCAGCCCTGCTGGCCGATGCCGAGCGAGGTGCGCGGTGACGAGCGCTGTCGGGTCCCGGCTCCATCCCGTCGTTCTCCTGCACGCCCTGCCGCTCAACTCCGCGATGTGGCGCTCCCAGGCGGCCGCGCTGCGCGCTCGCGGCCACCTCGTCCTCACCCCCGACCAGCGTGGCTTCGGCACCACCCCGCTGGGCTCCGGGCCGCCGTCCCTCGACATCGTGGCCGACGACCTCGCCGCCCTCCTCGACGAGCGTGACATCGATGGTGTGGCCCTTGCCGGATGTTCGATGGGCGGCTACGTGGCGATGGCGTTCTTGCGCCGCCACCCCGGCCGCGTCCGCGCCCTCGCACTGCTCGCCAGCAGGGCTACCGCGGACACGCACGAGACGGCGGCCGAGCGACTGCGGTTCGCCGATCTGATGCTCGACGAGACACTCCACGGCCAAGTGGTGCGCCGAACTGCTCCGTTACTCCTCGGTGCCAGTACCCGAGCCCAATGCCCGGACCTGGTCGAGGAGGTCCTGGCCATGGCCGAGGACGCCCCGCCCGAGACAGTGGCCTGGGCGCAGCGCGCCATCGCGGCACGCCCCGACTCTCTGTCCGTCCTGCGGGCCACCGGCGTACCTGCCGTCGTCGTTACAGGGGCGGAGGACGAACTCGTCTCCCTCCAGGACGCGGCGCGTACGGCCGACGCCCTGCCGCGCGGGCGGTTGGTCGTCGTGCCGGGGACCGGTCACCTCCAGCCGATGGAAGCGTCCGCCCAGGTCACCAGCCTCCTCACCACGCTGCTCGACGATGCCATGACGGCAGATCGGAACAGGTAGAACTCATGCTGACAAAGGATCATGCGTCGTGGGGGCACACGGCGTCGACGGGTCTCGGCTTCACCCACGACGAGATCGTCGACGCACATTTCGCCGCGTGCGCACCGCACTACCAAGCGGCCCTGGACCAGGCGGGCATCCGCTCCGGCTGGCATGTTCTCGATGCCGGCTGCGGTAGCGGCGCCTTCCTTCCCTGGCTGTCCGACCTGGTCGGTCCCGCTGGTCAGGTATCGGCGATCGATCTCGCTGAGGAGAACGCGGCGCTCGCCGCCGGGCGAATGCGCGAGGTCCGTACCCACTGCACCTTCGATGTCAGGCAGGGCGACATACTCGACCTTCCCTATGAAGACGACACTTTTGACGCAGTCTGGTGCGCCAATACCACGCAGTACCTCGACGACAGTGAACTCGGTTACGCAATAGCGCAGTTCCGCCGCGTTGTGCGACCTGGCGGGATCGTTGCCGTCAAAGACCTGGATGCCTCGCTCATCACCGTGGGCCCGGGTGACCCCTTCTTGTACACGGACTTCTTCCGGCATGCTGCCCGCACCTCCGGCTACGCGCGCCAACTGCTGCGCACCCGCCGGCTGCACCGGGCGTTGGAAGAGGCGGGACTGGTGGCGGTGCGGCAGCGGACGATGCTGATTGAGCACCACGCACCGCTGGACCGGGCGACCCTGGGGTTCTACGCACAAGCCTGCGCCGCTGTCGCCCGGCAGGCGGTCGGCATGGGGCTGGCGGGCAGCTGGGAGCCCTTCCTTGATCCGGACGACGCGGCCAACCCGCTACGGGCACACGACGGTTACATCAGTGAGGGCAATAGCGTCGCTGTGGGCATCGTCCCAACGGCCTCCTGAAGATCGCCGCCCATGTCGCACCGGATACGGTGAAGAGGAGCAGAGCTGCCACTCGCCCTCGTCAGGCGACGAGCTGGTCGAAGGGGGCGACGCCCTTCCACGAAACCACCGCGGGTCGGCACGAGGCGGGTGGGTACCTCGTGCCGGCCTTCCCGCCAGGTGTCAGCTGCGGGCGGGCCGTTCGAGGACTGTTGTCGATGCGAGAACGGCCCTCATACGCCGGTGCCGCTGCACCGACCCGACGGCAAGCAAACGAGGGTGGGAGAAAGCTGCCCGCGTGATCCGGGCACAAACGAGGCCCGGCACCACAGGGGTCGGGGCCGTCCGTCGAGTTCCGGCGAAGGGCGACGGCTGTCGTACAGCCCAGCGGCCGGGTGTGGCCGGCGCGGCTGCGTACCCGGCGACGATCGACCGAATACTCTGTGCGCCGCCCCGCGCAGGGAACGCTGGCGTCGGGTAGCTCACCGCGGCCGCGGATTGCACGGTGCCGAGAGAGCAGACCGCATGCACGATTACGCAGAAGCACGCGGCCGGCCGGCGGTCCAGCAGGTGAGCGGAGCTGTCGTCAGTCCGAAGGCGGAGTCGTACACGATGACCAGCAGCCCATCCGTGATCGCGCGACTCGCAGCTCGTCGGCGATCGGCGTCAGCAGTCCGACCGACGGGGGCTCCGTGGTGACGACGACGCAGGTCGTGGCGGCGAGAACGAGCAGGCCGGCCCGACGCCGCGGCGACGTCGTGGGCGGACGGCCTGATCCGGAAGGAGCGTTGCTCACGGTGACGTGGCGGGGAGGGCGGCGAGGAAATCGCGGACGTGGCGGAGCCAGGTCGCTCGGTCTGCCGGGTTCAGGAGGTGCGCTGCGCCGGGCAGTTCGATCAGCTGGGCGCCCGGGATGCCTCCCGCTAGGCGGTACGAGCTCTCCGGCAGCACCAGCCGGTCGCCGGTCGGCGCCACCACCAGGGTGGGGGCGGACACCGTCGCGAGGTCGGCCCGGACGTCCACGCGGGACACCAGGTCGAAGTGGTCCAGCATGCCCGGCGGCATTGCGGTCAGGGTCTGGGCGACCGGTTCGTCGAGGGCGGCCGGTTCGAGGTCCGCCAGGTCCGCCGGCGACATGCAGGACAGGAGGGCGAGCCGTGCCACGTCCTCCCACTGGCCGGCCGCCGCAAGGGACTTGATCAGCTGGGCGCCGAGTGCCAGGACGGGGTCGGCGATAGAGAAACCGGCTGTGAGGACGAGGGCCCGGACACGGTCGGGGTGCCGTGTGGCGATCCGGACGGCCACGGCACTGCCGAGGGACTCCCCGAGGACGGCGAATGAGTCCTGGCCGGCCGCGACGGCTGCTGCGACCAGGCGGTCGGCGAGGTCGTCCAGGTCCAGGGGTTCGATGGCTGCGGGGGAGCCACCCGCTCCGGGGTAGTGCGGGCCGACGAGGGTGTGGTCCTGGGCGAGGTCGTCGAGGACGAGGCCGAAGTTTCCCTCGATGCTGCCTCCGGCACCGTGGGCCAGCAGGAGCGCGGGGCCGCGCCCCTGCACGAGGACATCGAGGTGAGGGATGGGAAGCACGTGATCAGTGGTCATACACCGACGTTAAACTCCGACATCAGTGTCAGAGTCAAGTCGTGGTGTGTGCAGGGGAAGCGGGAATGGGGCGAGCGGTATGCGCATGAACGAAATGGTGCAGCGCACCACGGTGCATGAGCGGCTGCTGCGCTACTACGAGCAGCAGGGACTGCTGACGCCTGAGCGGTTGCCCAGCGGTTACCGCGTCTACGCCGAGTCGGACGTCGAGACAGTTCGCCGCATTCGCTGTCTGCTGGCGGCAGGTCTTTCCACCGCGCTGATCGCTCAGGTTCTACCGTGTATCCGGGCGGACGACGAGCGCCTCGTGCCCACCTGCCCGGACCTGCTCGCCCAACTGCGCCGGGAGAGCGAGCGAATCACCCGCGCCATCGAGGATTTACAGGCGTCCCACGCGATCCTCGACACCATCATCGCCGCTGTGCCCCCTGAGGGAGCCTGGAAGCCGAGGTCGTCTCAGCCGGGCGTTGCCGAGGCAAGCTGACAGAAAGCCCCGGATCGAGTGGCTTGCTGTTGCGAGGCGCATGGTGGGGTGCGGGTAGCCCCCGGAGGGGTGACACGGTCCGGCACGTCCCTCGGCGCCCGGACCTCGATTCTGGCGACCAGCGGAGACCTGGACTTCATGGAGAT
This genomic interval carries:
- a CDS encoding alpha/beta fold hydrolase, whose amino-acid sequence is MTSAVGSRLHPVVLLHALPLNSAMWRSQAAALRARGHLVLTPDQRGFGTTPLGSGPPSLDIVADDLAALLDERDIDGVALAGCSMGGYVAMAFLRRHPGRVRALALLASRATADTHETAAERLRFADLMLDETLHGQVVRRTAPLLLGASTRAQCPDLVEEVLAMAEDAPPETVAWAQRAIAARPDSLSVLRATGVPAVVVTGAEDELVSLQDAARTADALPRGRLVVVPGTGHLQPMEASAQVTSLLTTLLDDAMTADRNR
- a CDS encoding alpha/beta fold hydrolase, whose amino-acid sequence is MTTDHVLPIPHLDVLVQGRGPALLLAHGAGGSIEGNFGLVLDDLAQDHTLVGPHYPGAGGSPAAIEPLDLDDLADRLVAAAVAAGQDSFAVLGESLGSAVAVRIATRHPDRVRALVLTAGFSIADPVLALGAQLIKSLAAAGQWEDVARLALLSCMSPADLADLEPAALDEPVAQTLTAMPPGMLDHFDLVSRVDVRADLATVSAPTLVVAPTGDRLVLPESSYRLAGGIPGAQLIELPGAAHLLNPADRATWLRHVRDFLAALPATSP
- a CDS encoding class I SAM-dependent methyltransferase, whose protein sequence is MLTKDHASWGHTASTGLGFTHDEIVDAHFAACAPHYQAALDQAGIRSGWHVLDAGCGSGAFLPWLSDLVGPAGQVSAIDLAEENAALAAGRMREVRTHCTFDVRQGDILDLPYEDDTFDAVWCANTTQYLDDSELGYAIAQFRRVVRPGGIVAVKDLDASLITVGPGDPFLYTDFFRHAARTSGYARQLLRTRRLHRALEEAGLVAVRQRTMLIEHHAPLDRATLGFYAQACAAVARQAVGMGLAGSWEPFLDPDDAANPLRAHDGYISEGNSVAVGIVPTAS
- a CDS encoding MerR family transcriptional regulator, producing the protein MRMNEMVQRTTVHERLLRYYEQQGLLTPERLPSGYRVYAESDVETVRRIRCLLAAGLSTALIAQVLPCIRADDERLVPTCPDLLAQLRRESERITRAIEDLQASHAILDTIIAAVPPEGAWKPRSSQPGVAEAS
- a CDS encoding NAD(P)/FAD-dependent oxidoreductase gives rise to the protein MTAWGDGPGTAAAPVVVVGGSFAGLATALALAGHGFRVMVLERSAPPPEGPVAKAAGLWDRPTVPQSDHSHTLTSLGVRVLRRSAPWLLERAVAEGARLLDITEAAPVAGPGEPADDDLVALAVRRTLLELLLYRAVRDLPGVILDHGTTVRSLLFDPPRSRVTGVVTERGERLPARFVVDATGRRAASLSWLADAGVPVGEDLTAPTQLRCFSRFYQLSTHGHTLPGPLNRGNAAGGIWDHYAAVVHPADNGIFAISIGAPTGDTGTNPLRTPAGFTAAARLSPHVAPFADERIATPLTGVRAITTPPNILRSTARPGRWQVAGLFPVGEAACVTDPLYGRGMSLALQHAFALAELLASYPEAGAAQSERAVRIADRIHRPWFEQAVHDSRARTRLWRARAENTGPAPVPPVAPGRPALSEVASGAAGDATLWRGLVRILMGLNTPAEILDSADFRVRVRAADAAGGVPADLLPPTRAELLSALGTGGRD
- a CDS encoding LysR substrate-binding domain-containing protein; this translates as MPDTLPTATAPARTVRLGVHGAPHLAARIVTAAGHNPREVEFVPYDVADPFGPLREHAMDMMIVKYDPREPDIAVSRPVAFDGRALIVGAHHPLAGRDTVSIEEAACYDSFSCPGGFPSYVWDEVVPPRTPSGTPIRRPHPMTTVEGMARILATTQAVHVSFRSLDAVLPPHIRAVPMHDLPPAPVALARLRGLELPPRAAALLADAERGAR
- a CDS encoding class I SAM-dependent methyltransferase; the encoded protein is MTELLNPVERTALLTAALRAAETRREDRLYEDPYAARLCGDAGPELLAEVRAATFPPDRPRSLPSTPDYNAIRTRFFDEFLRGAAEDPGMTQIVLAPSGMDSRAYRMDWPAHIRYFEVDRPAVLEFKADRLEGVPPRVAHRTVAVDLTADDWEHRLIDSGYDPALPSTWLLEGLLYYIPEADTHRMLERVAAVSAPGSRIAADLVNKAALTLPHMRGLLDVFAGWGCPWLFGSDEPEALFARFGFDAVADQPGDTGADFGRWPDPVPARGVKDVRRVFFVHGRRR
- a CDS encoding DUF6182 family protein — encoded protein: MNSAGSVPLSAPGSHGACRVPTELLGPEQLLTVAAGRLRAARPALAARFDLTSPAGLLAARTALAADDTDPTGGPLTVTVVDRFRLPQWVAETCAFALSVPAERAEPWWRAFTRTVFLAGRPVNLTDRFFFDHVAGNGSVAWAGPVPGGQTAALRRLLKTFSGTREVSAWAPMDVEVRAPSHGVAERRPVHRDLYVATEQITVSELLVQVNHLLVEAVLDGLIAHGDRLTLRSVDRLTGPAVPFAALRVDTDTHRPEELRAYAGLTEEI